The proteins below come from a single Acinonyx jubatus isolate Ajub_Pintada_27869175 chromosome A1, VMU_Ajub_asm_v1.0, whole genome shotgun sequence genomic window:
- the TMEM161B gene encoding transmembrane protein 161B isoform X1 has translation MGVIGIQLVVTMVMASVMQKIIPHYSLARWLLCNGSLRWYQHPTEEELRILAGKQQKGKSRKDRKYNGHIESKPLTIPKDIDLHLETKSVTEVDTLALHYFPEYQWLVDFTVAATLVYLVTEVYYNFMKPTQEMNISLVWCLLVLSFAIKVLFSLTTHYFKVEDGGERSVCVTFGFFFFVKAMAVLIVTENYLEFGLETGFTNFSDSAMQFLEKQGLESQGPVSKLTFKFFLAIFCSLIGAFLTFPGLRLAQMHLDALNLATEKITQTLLHINFLAPLFMVLLWVKPITKDYIMNPPLGKESVPLMTEATFDTLRLWLIILLCALRLAMMRSHLQAYLNLAQKCVDQMKKEAGRISTVELQKMVARVFYYLCVIALQYVAPLVMLLHTTLLLKTLGNHSWGIYPESISTLSVDNSLPSNSVYSELPSTDGKMKVTVTQITVALSSLKNIFTPLLFRGLLSFLTWWIAACLFSTSLFGLFYHQYLTVA, from the exons GGTGTGATAGGTATACAGCTGGTCGTTACCATGGTGATGGCCAGTGTCATGCAGAAGATTATACCTCACTATTCTCTTGCTCGATGGCTACTCTGTAATGGCAG tttgagGTGGTATCAACATCCTACAGAAGAAGAATTAAGAATTCTTGCAGGGAAGCAGCaaaaagggaaaagcagaaaagatag GAAATATAATGGTCACATTGAAAGTAAGCCATTAACCATTCCAAAGGATATTGACCTCCATCTAGAAACAAAGTCAGTTACAGAAGTGGATACTTTAG cattgCATTACTTTCCAGAATACCAGTGGCTGGTGGACTTCACagtggcagctacacttgtgtaTCTAGTAACTGAAGTCTACTACAACTTTATGAAGCCCACACAGGAAATGAATATCAGCTTAGTCTGGTGCCTGCTTGTTTTATCTTTTGCAAT CAAAGTTCTATTTTCATTAACTACACACTATTTTAAAGTCGAAGATGGTGGTGAAAGATCAGTCTGTGttacttttggattttttttctttgtgaaagcaATGGCAGTCTTGATTGTAACAGAAAACTATCTGGAATTTGGACTTGAAACAG GGTTTACAAATTTTTCAGATAGTGCGATGCAGTTTCTTGAAAAGCAAGGTTTAGAATctca ggGTCCTGTTTCAAAACTTACCTTCAAATTTTTCCTGGCTATTTTCTGTTCACTCATTGGGGCTTTTTTGACATTTCCTGGATTACGACTGGCTCAAATGCATCTGGATGCCCTGAATTTGGCAACAGAAAAAATTACACA AACATTACTTCATATCAACTTCTTGGCTCCTTTATTTATGGTTCTGCTCTGGGTTAAACCAATCACCAAAGACTACATTATGAACCCACCACTGGGTAAAGAAAGTGTCCCTTT AATGACAGAAGCTACATTTGATACTTTGCGACTCTGGCTAATAATCCTGCTGTGTGCTTTGCGGTTGGCCATGATGCGCAGTCACCTGCAAGCTTACTTAAACTTAGCCCAGAAATGTGTGGATCAGATGAAGAAAGAAGCAGGGCGAATAAGTACAGTCGAGCTACAGAAAATG GTGGCTCGAGTCTTCTATTACCTTTGTGTCATTGCACTGCAGTACGTGGCCCCTCTGGTAATGCTGCTTCACACTACTCTGCTTTTGAAAACACTAG GTAATCATTCCTGGGGGATTTATCCAGAATCTATCTCTACCTTGTCAGTGGATAATAGTCTACCCTCCAATTCTGTTTACTCTGAATTGCCATCTACTGATGGGAAGATGAAGGTAACTGTTACACAAATAACAGTGGCACTGAGcagcttaaaaaacattttcactcCTCTGCTTTTTCGGGGACTTCTGTCTTTTCTGACCTGGTGGATTGCTGCTTGTCTCTTTTCTACAAGCCTTTTTGGGCTTTTCTATCACCAGTATCTGACTGTGGCATGA
- the TMEM161B gene encoding transmembrane protein 161B isoform X4 yields MAVLIVTENYLEFGLETGFTNFSDSAMQFLEKQGLESQGPVSKLTFKFFLAIFCSLIGAFLTFPGLRLAQMHLDALNLATEKITQTLLHINFLAPLFMVLLWVKPITKDYIMNPPLGKESVPLMTEATFDTLRLWLIILLCALRLAMMRSHLQAYLNLAQKCVDQMKKEAGRISTVELQKMVARVFYYLCVIALQYVAPLVMLLHTTLLLKTLGNHSWGIYPESISTLSVDNSLPSNSVYSELPSTDGKMKVTVTQITVALSSLKNIFTPLLFRGLLSFLTWWIAACLFSTSLFGLFYHQYLTVA; encoded by the exons ATGGCAGTCTTGATTGTAACAGAAAACTATCTGGAATTTGGACTTGAAACAG GGTTTACAAATTTTTCAGATAGTGCGATGCAGTTTCTTGAAAAGCAAGGTTTAGAATctca ggGTCCTGTTTCAAAACTTACCTTCAAATTTTTCCTGGCTATTTTCTGTTCACTCATTGGGGCTTTTTTGACATTTCCTGGATTACGACTGGCTCAAATGCATCTGGATGCCCTGAATTTGGCAACAGAAAAAATTACACA AACATTACTTCATATCAACTTCTTGGCTCCTTTATTTATGGTTCTGCTCTGGGTTAAACCAATCACCAAAGACTACATTATGAACCCACCACTGGGTAAAGAAAGTGTCCCTTT AATGACAGAAGCTACATTTGATACTTTGCGACTCTGGCTAATAATCCTGCTGTGTGCTTTGCGGTTGGCCATGATGCGCAGTCACCTGCAAGCTTACTTAAACTTAGCCCAGAAATGTGTGGATCAGATGAAGAAAGAAGCAGGGCGAATAAGTACAGTCGAGCTACAGAAAATG GTGGCTCGAGTCTTCTATTACCTTTGTGTCATTGCACTGCAGTACGTGGCCCCTCTGGTAATGCTGCTTCACACTACTCTGCTTTTGAAAACACTAG GTAATCATTCCTGGGGGATTTATCCAGAATCTATCTCTACCTTGTCAGTGGATAATAGTCTACCCTCCAATTCTGTTTACTCTGAATTGCCATCTACTGATGGGAAGATGAAGGTAACTGTTACACAAATAACAGTGGCACTGAGcagcttaaaaaacattttcactcCTCTGCTTTTTCGGGGACTTCTGTCTTTTCTGACCTGGTGGATTGCTGCTTGTCTCTTTTCTACAAGCCTTTTTGGGCTTTTCTATCACCAGTATCTGACTGTGGCATGA
- the TMEM161B gene encoding transmembrane protein 161B isoform X2 — MVMASVMQKIIPHYSLARWLLCNGSLRWYQHPTEEELRILAGKQQKGKSRKDRKYNGHIESKPLTIPKDIDLHLETKSVTEVDTLALHYFPEYQWLVDFTVAATLVYLVTEVYYNFMKPTQEMNISLVWCLLVLSFAIKVLFSLTTHYFKVEDGGERSVCVTFGFFFFVKAMAVLIVTENYLEFGLETGFTNFSDSAMQFLEKQGLESQGPVSKLTFKFFLAIFCSLIGAFLTFPGLRLAQMHLDALNLATEKITQTLLHINFLAPLFMVLLWVKPITKDYIMNPPLGKESVPLMTEATFDTLRLWLIILLCALRLAMMRSHLQAYLNLAQKCVDQMKKEAGRISTVELQKMVARVFYYLCVIALQYVAPLVMLLHTTLLLKTLGNHSWGIYPESISTLSVDNSLPSNSVYSELPSTDGKMKVTVTQITVALSSLKNIFTPLLFRGLLSFLTWWIAACLFSTSLFGLFYHQYLTVA; from the exons ATGGTGATGGCCAGTGTCATGCAGAAGATTATACCTCACTATTCTCTTGCTCGATGGCTACTCTGTAATGGCAG tttgagGTGGTATCAACATCCTACAGAAGAAGAATTAAGAATTCTTGCAGGGAAGCAGCaaaaagggaaaagcagaaaagatag GAAATATAATGGTCACATTGAAAGTAAGCCATTAACCATTCCAAAGGATATTGACCTCCATCTAGAAACAAAGTCAGTTACAGAAGTGGATACTTTAG cattgCATTACTTTCCAGAATACCAGTGGCTGGTGGACTTCACagtggcagctacacttgtgtaTCTAGTAACTGAAGTCTACTACAACTTTATGAAGCCCACACAGGAAATGAATATCAGCTTAGTCTGGTGCCTGCTTGTTTTATCTTTTGCAAT CAAAGTTCTATTTTCATTAACTACACACTATTTTAAAGTCGAAGATGGTGGTGAAAGATCAGTCTGTGttacttttggattttttttctttgtgaaagcaATGGCAGTCTTGATTGTAACAGAAAACTATCTGGAATTTGGACTTGAAACAG GGTTTACAAATTTTTCAGATAGTGCGATGCAGTTTCTTGAAAAGCAAGGTTTAGAATctca ggGTCCTGTTTCAAAACTTACCTTCAAATTTTTCCTGGCTATTTTCTGTTCACTCATTGGGGCTTTTTTGACATTTCCTGGATTACGACTGGCTCAAATGCATCTGGATGCCCTGAATTTGGCAACAGAAAAAATTACACA AACATTACTTCATATCAACTTCTTGGCTCCTTTATTTATGGTTCTGCTCTGGGTTAAACCAATCACCAAAGACTACATTATGAACCCACCACTGGGTAAAGAAAGTGTCCCTTT AATGACAGAAGCTACATTTGATACTTTGCGACTCTGGCTAATAATCCTGCTGTGTGCTTTGCGGTTGGCCATGATGCGCAGTCACCTGCAAGCTTACTTAAACTTAGCCCAGAAATGTGTGGATCAGATGAAGAAAGAAGCAGGGCGAATAAGTACAGTCGAGCTACAGAAAATG GTGGCTCGAGTCTTCTATTACCTTTGTGTCATTGCACTGCAGTACGTGGCCCCTCTGGTAATGCTGCTTCACACTACTCTGCTTTTGAAAACACTAG GTAATCATTCCTGGGGGATTTATCCAGAATCTATCTCTACCTTGTCAGTGGATAATAGTCTACCCTCCAATTCTGTTTACTCTGAATTGCCATCTACTGATGGGAAGATGAAGGTAACTGTTACACAAATAACAGTGGCACTGAGcagcttaaaaaacattttcactcCTCTGCTTTTTCGGGGACTTCTGTCTTTTCTGACCTGGTGGATTGCTGCTTGTCTCTTTTCTACAAGCCTTTTTGGGCTTTTCTATCACCAGTATCTGACTGTGGCATGA
- the TMEM161B gene encoding transmembrane protein 161B isoform X3 → MKPTQEMNISLVWCLLVLSFAIKVLFSLTTHYFKVEDGGERSVCVTFGFFFFVKAMAVLIVTENYLEFGLETGFTNFSDSAMQFLEKQGLESQGPVSKLTFKFFLAIFCSLIGAFLTFPGLRLAQMHLDALNLATEKITQTLLHINFLAPLFMVLLWVKPITKDYIMNPPLGKESVPLMTEATFDTLRLWLIILLCALRLAMMRSHLQAYLNLAQKCVDQMKKEAGRISTVELQKMVARVFYYLCVIALQYVAPLVMLLHTTLLLKTLGNHSWGIYPESISTLSVDNSLPSNSVYSELPSTDGKMKVTVTQITVALSSLKNIFTPLLFRGLLSFLTWWIAACLFSTSLFGLFYHQYLTVA, encoded by the exons ATGAAGCCCACACAGGAAATGAATATCAGCTTAGTCTGGTGCCTGCTTGTTTTATCTTTTGCAAT CAAAGTTCTATTTTCATTAACTACACACTATTTTAAAGTCGAAGATGGTGGTGAAAGATCAGTCTGTGttacttttggattttttttctttgtgaaagcaATGGCAGTCTTGATTGTAACAGAAAACTATCTGGAATTTGGACTTGAAACAG GGTTTACAAATTTTTCAGATAGTGCGATGCAGTTTCTTGAAAAGCAAGGTTTAGAATctca ggGTCCTGTTTCAAAACTTACCTTCAAATTTTTCCTGGCTATTTTCTGTTCACTCATTGGGGCTTTTTTGACATTTCCTGGATTACGACTGGCTCAAATGCATCTGGATGCCCTGAATTTGGCAACAGAAAAAATTACACA AACATTACTTCATATCAACTTCTTGGCTCCTTTATTTATGGTTCTGCTCTGGGTTAAACCAATCACCAAAGACTACATTATGAACCCACCACTGGGTAAAGAAAGTGTCCCTTT AATGACAGAAGCTACATTTGATACTTTGCGACTCTGGCTAATAATCCTGCTGTGTGCTTTGCGGTTGGCCATGATGCGCAGTCACCTGCAAGCTTACTTAAACTTAGCCCAGAAATGTGTGGATCAGATGAAGAAAGAAGCAGGGCGAATAAGTACAGTCGAGCTACAGAAAATG GTGGCTCGAGTCTTCTATTACCTTTGTGTCATTGCACTGCAGTACGTGGCCCCTCTGGTAATGCTGCTTCACACTACTCTGCTTTTGAAAACACTAG GTAATCATTCCTGGGGGATTTATCCAGAATCTATCTCTACCTTGTCAGTGGATAATAGTCTACCCTCCAATTCTGTTTACTCTGAATTGCCATCTACTGATGGGAAGATGAAGGTAACTGTTACACAAATAACAGTGGCACTGAGcagcttaaaaaacattttcactcCTCTGCTTTTTCGGGGACTTCTGTCTTTTCTGACCTGGTGGATTGCTGCTTGTCTCTTTTCTACAAGCCTTTTTGGGCTTTTCTATCACCAGTATCTGACTGTGGCATGA